A section of the Pseudomonas lini genome encodes:
- a CDS encoding potassium transporter Kup encodes MGQASSQAAGAEHSAAKPIGMLVAAVGVVYGDIGTSPLYTLKEVFSGGYGVPVNHDGVLGILALIFWSLIWVVSIKYMMFVLRADNQGEGGIMALTALARRAAAGHAKLRTLLVVCGLIGAALFYGDSMITPAISVLSAIEGLGLAFEGIDHWVVPLSLIVLVALFLIQSHGTARIGILFGPIMVTWFLVLGALGVYGISQHPEVLQAMNPVWGVRFFMVHPGMGVTILGAVVLALTGAEALYADMGHFGRKPIARAWFILVLPALVLNYFGQGALLLGDPEAARNPFYLLAPSWALIPLVGLSTMATVIASQAVISGAFSLTRQAIQLGYIPRMHIQHTSSAEQGQIYIGAVNWALMVGVILLVLGFESSGALASAYGVAVTGTMLMTTILVSAVMLLLWKWPPILAVPVLLGFLLVDGLYFAANVPKIIQGGAFPVIAGIALFVLMTTWKRGKQLLVERLDEGGLPLPIFISSIRVQPPHRVQGTAVFLTARPDAVPHALLHNLLHNQVLHEQVVLLTVVYEDIPRVPPQRRFDVDSYGEGFFRVILHFGFTDEPDVPEALKLCHLDDLNFSPMRTTYFLSRETVIASKLEGMARWRELLFAFMLKNANGNLRFFNLPLNRVIELGTQVEM; translated from the coding sequence ATGGGTCAGGCAAGTAGTCAGGCGGCGGGTGCCGAGCATTCGGCGGCGAAGCCGATCGGCATGCTGGTCGCGGCGGTCGGGGTGGTTTATGGCGATATCGGCACGAGCCCGCTGTACACCCTCAAAGAAGTGTTTTCCGGTGGCTATGGCGTGCCCGTCAACCATGACGGCGTGCTGGGCATTCTGGCGCTGATCTTCTGGTCGCTGATCTGGGTCGTCTCGATCAAATACATGATGTTCGTGCTGCGTGCCGACAACCAGGGCGAGGGCGGGATCATGGCCTTGACCGCGCTGGCCCGACGAGCAGCGGCGGGGCATGCAAAGTTGCGCACGTTGCTGGTGGTCTGCGGGCTGATCGGCGCGGCGCTGTTCTATGGCGACAGCATGATCACCCCGGCGATTTCCGTTCTCTCGGCCATTGAAGGCCTTGGGCTGGCATTCGAGGGTATCGACCATTGGGTGGTGCCGCTGTCGTTGATCGTGCTGGTGGCGTTGTTCCTGATTCAGAGCCACGGTACGGCGCGGATCGGCATTCTGTTCGGGCCGATCATGGTCACCTGGTTTCTGGTGCTGGGCGCACTGGGCGTGTATGGCATCAGCCAGCACCCGGAAGTGTTGCAGGCGATGAATCCGGTGTGGGGCGTACGTTTCTTCATGGTCCACCCGGGCATGGGGGTCACGATTCTTGGCGCCGTGGTGCTGGCATTGACCGGCGCCGAGGCGTTGTACGCCGACATGGGCCACTTCGGTCGCAAGCCGATCGCCCGGGCCTGGTTCATTCTGGTTCTGCCAGCCCTGGTGCTGAACTACTTCGGCCAGGGCGCATTGCTGCTCGGTGATCCGGAAGCCGCCCGTAACCCGTTCTATCTGCTGGCGCCAAGCTGGGCGTTGATCCCGTTGGTGGGATTGTCGACCATGGCCACGGTGATTGCTTCGCAGGCGGTCATCTCCGGTGCGTTCTCCCTGACCCGTCAGGCGATCCAGCTCGGCTACATTCCGCGCATGCACATTCAGCACACATCCAGTGCCGAGCAGGGCCAGATCTATATTGGCGCTGTGAACTGGGCGCTGATGGTTGGCGTGATCCTGTTGGTACTGGGCTTCGAGTCCTCCGGCGCGTTGGCTTCGGCCTACGGCGTAGCCGTGACCGGCACCATGTTGATGACCACCATTCTGGTGTCGGCGGTGATGTTGCTGTTGTGGAAGTGGCCACCGATCCTCGCGGTGCCGGTGTTGCTGGGTTTCCTGTTGGTGGACGGTCTTTACTTCGCTGCCAACGTGCCGAAAATCATTCAGGGCGGTGCGTTCCCGGTAATTGCCGGTATCGCGCTGTTCGTGTTGATGACCACCTGGAAACGCGGCAAGCAATTGCTGGTGGAACGACTGGACGAAGGCGGGTTACCGCTGCCGATCTTCATCAGCAGTATCCGCGTGCAACCGCCGCATCGGGTTCAGGGCACCGCCGTGTTCCTTACCGCTCGCCCGGATGCCGTGCCTCACGCGCTGTTGCACAATCTGCTGCATAACCAGGTGCTGCACGAGCAAGTGGTGCTGCTGACGGTGGTGTACGAAGACATCCCGCGCGTCCCGCCACAACGGCGTTTCGATGTCGATTCCTACGGCGAAGGGTTCTTCCGGGTGATCCTGCACTTCGGCTTCACCGACGAGCCGGACGTGCCTGAGGCCTTGAAACTGTGCCATCTGGATGACCTGAATTTCAGTCCGATGCGCACGACCTACTTCCTCAGCCGCGAGACGGTCATCGCTTCCAAACTCGAAGGCATGGCCCGTTGGCGCGAGTTGTTGTTCGCCTTCATGTTGAAGAATGCCAACGGTAACCTGCGATTCTTCAATTTGCCGCTGAACCGGGTGATTGAGCTGGGTACGCAAGTCGAGATGTAA
- the dinB gene encoding DNA polymerase IV: MTQRKIIHVDCDCFYAAIEMRDDPRLAGKPLAVGGSADRRGVIATCNYEARAYGVRSAMSSGHALKLCPDLTIVKPRMDAYREASKEIHTIFRDYTDLIEPLSLDEAYLDVSDSAHFGGSATRIAQDIRRRVSNQLHITVSAGVAPNKFLAKIASDWKKPNGLFVITPDQVEDFVSGLPVSKLHGVGKVTADKLGRLGIVDCSHLREWDKLALVREFGSFGERLWSLARGIDERLVHNDSRRQSISVENTYDVDLPDLVSCLDKLPELLESLHGRMARIDSSYRPGKPFVKVKFHDFTQTTLEQAGAGRDLGSYQLLLTQAFNRGGKPVRLLGIGVRLEDLRGGFEQMELFER; the protein is encoded by the coding sequence ATGACGCAGCGAAAAATCATCCACGTCGATTGTGACTGTTTTTACGCCGCCATCGAGATGCGTGACGACCCGCGCCTGGCCGGCAAGCCATTGGCGGTGGGCGGCTCGGCGGATCGGCGTGGGGTGATTGCCACCTGTAACTATGAAGCGCGGGCTTATGGCGTACGCTCGGCCATGTCGTCCGGGCATGCCTTGAAACTCTGTCCGGACCTGACCATCGTCAAGCCGCGCATGGATGCCTATCGAGAAGCGTCGAAGGAAATTCATACGATCTTTCGCGATTACACCGACCTGATCGAGCCGCTTTCCCTGGATGAGGCCTACCTCGACGTGTCGGACAGCGCGCATTTCGGCGGCAGCGCCACGCGAATCGCCCAGGACATTCGTCGCCGGGTATCCAATCAATTGCACATCACCGTGTCGGCCGGTGTGGCGCCGAACAAGTTTCTCGCCAAAATCGCCAGTGACTGGAAGAAGCCTAACGGCTTGTTCGTGATCACACCGGATCAGGTGGAAGATTTCGTCAGTGGTTTGCCGGTGAGCAAGCTGCACGGGGTTGGCAAAGTGACCGCCGACAAACTCGGCAGGCTCGGCATCGTCGATTGCTCGCATTTGCGCGAATGGGACAAGTTGGCGCTGGTGCGCGAATTCGGCAGCTTCGGCGAGCGACTCTGGAGCCTGGCCCGTGGGATTGATGAGCGGTTGGTGCACAACGACAGTCGACGGCAGTCGATCAGCGTCGAAAACACCTACGATGTGGACCTGCCGGATCTGGTGAGTTGTCTGGATAAATTGCCCGAGTTGCTGGAATCCCTGCATGGCCGCATGGCGCGGATCGACAGCAGCTATCGACCGGGCAAGCCGTTCGTCAAAGTGAAATTTCACGATTTTACCCAGACTACTTTGGAGCAGGCCGGGGCAGGGCGGGATCTGGGGAGTTATCAGTTGCTGCTGACCCAAGCCTTTAACCGTGGTGGGAAACCGGTGCGGTTGTTGGGGATTGGGGTGAGGCTCGAGGATTTGCGGGGCGGGTTTGAGCAGATGGAGTTGTTTGAGCGGTAG
- a CDS encoding DUF3077 domain-containing protein — translation MNNQSELKTIGLTPLIYCSDQALFNVRAGVPIVDALSQASDLLFLAKSFTEDAAYIKDTDRHAWAAHYLTAMSKAVIDDVVKVLTPRPARTKTQSEEERPENK, via the coding sequence ATGAACAACCAATCAGAACTAAAAACCATCGGCCTCACCCCGCTCATCTACTGCTCGGATCAGGCGTTGTTCAACGTCCGCGCCGGCGTCCCTATTGTTGATGCATTGTCACAAGCCTCCGACCTGCTGTTCCTCGCCAAATCATTTACCGAGGATGCAGCCTACATAAAAGACACCGACCGCCACGCCTGGGCCGCGCATTATTTGACGGCTATGTCCAAGGCAGTGATTGATGATGTGGTGAAGGTGCTGACACCGCGACCTGCCCGGACAAAGACCCAGTCTGAAGAAGAGCGACCTGAAAACAAGTAA
- the mprF gene encoding bifunctional lysylphosphatidylglycerol flippase/synthetase MprF yields the protein MRANSSDSQDTVTATQPIKAERLRLLDRISKYRQPIGLAVTLLLFAIALIACRHLLSELDLYALHDSILDVPKPALLGALGATVIGFIILLGYEWSASRYAGVTLAPRILALGGFTAFAIGNAIGLSLLSGGSVRYRLYARHGVGASEVAHMTLFASLSLGCALPPLAALATLSNLSAASVALGFSETLLGAIAVIVLLLSTVLAIGIYRRRLPEQPYPDNLMVKVGRRTLRLPGRRLTLLQLVITALDVAAAATVLYLLLPEAPPFGAFLLVYLLALAAGVLSHVPGGVGVFEAILLAAFADKLGAAPLAAALLLYRLIYVVLPLLVACVLLLINEGQRLFQSRQSLRAASGMAAPILAVLVFLSGVVLLFSGVTPEIDTRLEHIGFLIPHRLVDASHFGASLVGVLCLLLAQGLRRRLSAAWMLTTILLLVGALLSLLKGFDWEEACLMTLTASLLGVFRRSFYRPSRLTEVPFSPLYLVSSLCVLGASIWLLLFAYQDVPYSHQLWWQFTLDADAPRGLRSLLGAAVLLVVVSLTWLLRTARPVIHLPAPDELDRAVNILMASSQPDGGLALTGDKALLFHPNDEAFLMYARRGRSLVALYDPIGPTQQRAEMIWQFRDLCDIHHARPVFYQVRAENLPYYMDIGLTAIKLGEEARVDLHRFDLEAKGKEMKDLRYTWNRGTRDGLSLEIHEPGQAPMDELRVISDAWLTGKNVREKGFSLGRFSDDYLKHFRVAVIRFEGRPVAFANLLETYGHELASLDLMRAHPDAPKLTMEFMMVGLIQHYKNHGYARFSLGMVPLSGLQPRRGAPLTQRLGSMVFRRGEQLYNFQGLRRFKDKFQPDWEPRYMAVPAGLDPLVALADTAALIAGGLTGLVKR from the coding sequence ATGCGCGCCAACTCGTCTGATTCACAAGACACCGTCACAGCGACACAACCGATCAAAGCCGAGCGTCTGCGCTTGCTGGATCGAATCAGCAAATATCGCCAACCCATCGGTCTGGCGGTCACTTTGCTGTTGTTCGCCATTGCGCTGATTGCCTGTCGTCATCTGCTGAGCGAACTCGATCTGTACGCGCTGCACGACTCGATTCTGGACGTGCCGAAACCGGCCTTGCTGGGTGCGCTCGGCGCGACCGTCATCGGCTTCATCATTCTGCTGGGTTACGAATGGTCGGCCAGCCGTTATGCAGGCGTGACGCTGGCGCCGCGAATATTGGCATTGGGCGGCTTCACCGCGTTTGCCATTGGCAATGCTATCGGCCTTTCGCTGCTGTCAGGCGGCTCGGTTCGCTACCGTTTATATGCACGTCATGGTGTGGGGGCTTCAGAAGTCGCGCACATGACCTTGTTTGCCAGCCTCTCGCTCGGCTGCGCCCTTCCGCCCCTGGCCGCCCTCGCCACCCTCAGCAACCTGTCCGCCGCCTCCGTGGCCCTGGGTTTCTCCGAGACGTTGCTGGGTGCGATTGCAGTGATCGTGCTGCTGCTCTCCACGGTGTTGGCCATCGGCATCTATCGCCGTCGCTTGCCGGAACAGCCTTACCCCGACAACCTGATGGTCAAGGTCGGCCGCCGCACCTTGCGCCTGCCGGGTCGCCGCCTGACGCTCCTGCAATTGGTCATCACCGCTCTGGACGTGGCCGCCGCCGCGACGGTGCTCTATCTGTTGCTGCCGGAAGCACCGCCCTTCGGTGCGTTCCTGCTGGTCTATCTATTGGCCTTGGCCGCTGGAGTGCTCAGCCACGTACCGGGCGGTGTCGGGGTATTCGAAGCGATTTTGCTCGCGGCCTTCGCCGATAAACTCGGTGCCGCGCCACTGGCCGCCGCACTGCTGCTCTACCGCCTGATTTATGTGGTGTTGCCGCTGCTGGTGGCTTGCGTACTGCTGCTGATCAATGAAGGCCAGCGCCTGTTTCAATCGCGCCAGTCCTTGCGTGCTGCATCTGGCATGGCCGCGCCGATTCTGGCGGTGCTGGTGTTCCTGTCCGGCGTGGTGCTGCTGTTTTCCGGCGTGACGCCAGAAATCGATACCCGCCTTGAACACATTGGCTTTCTGATTCCGCATCGTTTGGTCGACGCCTCGCACTTCGGCGCCAGCCTGGTGGGCGTGCTCTGCCTGCTGCTGGCTCAGGGGCTGCGTCGCCGTCTGTCAGCCGCATGGATGCTGACCACCATTCTGTTGTTGGTCGGCGCCCTGCTCTCTCTGCTTAAAGGCTTCGACTGGGAAGAGGCTTGCCTGATGACCCTGACGGCGAGTTTGCTGGGGGTTTTCCGACGTTCGTTCTATCGCCCCAGTCGCCTGACTGAAGTGCCGTTTTCACCGCTGTATCTAGTGTCCAGCCTCTGCGTGCTCGGCGCGTCGATCTGGTTGCTGCTGTTCGCCTATCAGGACGTTCCCTACAGCCATCAACTCTGGTGGCAGTTCACCCTCGACGCCGATGCCCCGCGAGGCCTGCGCTCGCTGCTCGGCGCGGCAGTCCTGCTGGTGGTGGTGTCCCTGACCTGGCTGCTGCGCACCGCGCGCCCGGTGATCCATCTGCCAGCGCCCGATGAGTTGGACCGCGCGGTAAACATTCTCATGGCCTCGTCCCAACCGGATGGCGGCCTGGCCCTGACCGGTGACAAGGCGCTGCTGTTTCACCCCAACGACGAAGCGTTTCTGATGTACGCCCGCCGTGGTCGCAGCCTGGTGGCGTTGTATGACCCGATCGGCCCGACCCAGCAACGGGCGGAAATGATCTGGCAGTTCCGCGATCTCTGCGATATCCACCACGCCCGCCCCGTGTTCTATCAAGTACGCGCCGAGAATCTGCCGTATTACATGGACATCGGCCTGACCGCGATCAAGCTCGGCGAAGAAGCCCGGGTCGATCTGCATCGCTTTGATCTCGAAGCCAAGGGCAAAGAGATGAAGGACCTGCGCTACACCTGGAACCGTGGCACTCGTGATGGCCTGTCGCTGGAAATCCATGAGCCTGGGCAAGCGCCGATGGACGAGCTCAGGGTGATTTCCGATGCCTGGCTGACCGGCAAGAACGTGCGCGAGAAAGGCTTCTCGCTCGGGCGTTTCAGTGATGATTATCTCAAGCACTTCCGTGTCGCGGTGATTCGTTTCGAAGGGCGCCCGGTGGCGTTCGCCAACTTGCTCGAGACCTATGGCCATGAACTGGCTAGCCTCGACCTGATGCGCGCGCACCCCGACGCCCCCAAGCTGACCATGGAGTTCATGATGGTCGGCCTGATTCAACATTATAAAAATCATGGATACGCGCGCTTCAGCCTGGGCATGGTGCCGTTGTCGGGGTTGCAACCCCGGCGCGGCGCACCACTGACCCAGCGCCTGGGCTCGATGGTATTCCGCCGTGGTGAGCAGCTGTACAACTTCCAAGGTTTGCGCCGCTTCAAAGACAAGTTCCAGCCCGACTGGGAACCCCGTTATATGGCCGTGCCCGCCGGACTCGATCCGCTGGTGGCCCTGGCCGACACTGCCGCCCTGATTGCGGGTGGCTTGACTGGATTGGTGAAACGCTGA
- a CDS encoding rRNA pseudouridine synthase, whose amino-acid sequence MTDPIRLSKRLIELVGCSRREAELFIEGGWVTVDGEVIDEPQFKVDTQKVELDPEAKATAPEPVTILFNVPAGMDADTAMATISAETLSEEHRYGKRPLKGHFLRLTASTDLQANASGLLVFTQDWKILRKLTADSAKIEQEYVVEVEGDMVAHGLNRLNHGLTYKGKELPPVKASWQNENRLRFAMKNPQPGVIALFCQAVGLKVVAIRRIRIGGVSIGKVPLGQWRYLSGKEKF is encoded by the coding sequence ATGACTGACCCGATTCGTCTCTCCAAACGCCTCATCGAACTCGTCGGCTGTTCCCGTCGGGAGGCTGAGCTGTTCATCGAGGGCGGCTGGGTCACCGTGGACGGCGAAGTCATCGACGAGCCGCAGTTCAAGGTCGACACCCAAAAAGTCGAGCTCGACCCAGAGGCCAAGGCCACTGCGCCGGAGCCGGTGACCATCCTGTTCAACGTCCCTGCGGGCATGGACGCGGACACAGCCATGGCGACCATCAGCGCCGAGACCCTGAGCGAAGAACACCGCTACGGCAAACGTCCGCTCAAGGGCCACTTCCTGCGCCTGACCGCCAGCACCGATCTGCAGGCCAATGCCAGCGGTCTGTTGGTGTTCACCCAGGACTGGAAAATCCTGCGCAAACTCACTGCAGACTCCGCCAAGATCGAGCAAGAGTATGTGGTCGAAGTTGAAGGCGACATGGTGGCTCACGGCCTCAACCGCCTGAATCACGGCCTGACGTACAAGGGCAAGGAACTGCCGCCGGTCAAAGCCAGCTGGCAGAACGAAAACCGCCTGCGTTTTGCGATGAAGAACCCACAACCGGGCGTGATCGCCCTGTTTTGCCAGGCCGTGGGCCTGAAGGTCGTCGCCATCCGCCGTATCCGCATTGGCGGCGTGTCCATCGGCAAAGTGCCGTTGGGGCAATGGCGCTATCTGTCCGGCAAAGAGAAGTTCTAA
- the rimO gene encoding 30S ribosomal protein S12 methylthiotransferase RimO yields the protein MSTTPAPANPKVGFVSLGCPKALVDSERILTQLRMEGYDVVSTYQDADVVVVNTCGFIDSAKAESLEVIGEAIKENGKVIVTGCMGVEEGNIRNVHPSVLAVTGPQQYEQVVNAVHDVVPPRKDHNPLIDLVPPQGIKLTPRHYAYLKISEGCNHSCSFCIIPSMRGKLVSRPVGDVLDEAQRLVKSGVKELLVISQDTSAYGVDVKYRTGFWNGAPVKTRMTELCEALSTLGVWVRLHYVYPYPHVDELIPLMAAGKILPYLDIPFQHASPKVLKAMKRPAFEDKTLARIKNWREICPDLIIRSTFIVGFPGETEEDFQYLLNWLTEAQLDRVGCFQYSPVEGAPANLLDAAIVPDDVKQDRWDRFMAHQQAISSARLQMRIGREIEVLVDEVDEQGAVGRCFFDAPEIDGNVFIDNGSNLKPGDKVWCKVTDADEYDLWAEQI from the coding sequence ATGTCCACCACTCCTGCGCCGGCCAATCCAAAGGTTGGCTTCGTTTCCCTGGGTTGCCCGAAAGCACTGGTCGACTCTGAGCGCATCCTTACCCAGCTGCGCATGGAAGGCTATGACGTTGTGTCCACTTATCAGGACGCCGACGTCGTGGTGGTCAACACCTGCGGCTTCATCGACTCGGCCAAGGCTGAGTCCCTGGAAGTGATCGGCGAAGCCATCAAGGAAAACGGCAAGGTCATCGTGACCGGCTGCATGGGCGTCGAAGAAGGCAACATCCGCAACGTGCACCCAAGCGTGCTGGCCGTGACCGGTCCGCAGCAGTACGAGCAAGTGGTCAACGCCGTGCACGATGTTGTGCCACCGCGTAAGGATCACAACCCGTTGATCGACCTGGTGCCGCCGCAAGGGATCAAACTGACCCCGCGCCACTACGCCTACCTGAAGATTTCCGAAGGCTGCAACCACAGCTGTAGCTTCTGCATCATCCCGTCGATGCGCGGCAAGCTGGTCAGCCGTCCGGTCGGTGATGTGCTCGACGAGGCCCAGCGCCTGGTCAAATCCGGCGTCAAAGAGCTGCTGGTGATTTCCCAGGACACCAGCGCCTACGGCGTCGACGTGAAATACCGCACCGGCTTCTGGAACGGCGCGCCGGTGAAAACCCGCATGACCGAACTTTGCGAAGCCCTGAGCACTCTCGGTGTCTGGGTGCGTCTGCACTACGTTTACCCGTACCCGCACGTTGACGAGCTGATTCCGCTGATGGCCGCCGGGAAAATCCTGCCGTACCTGGACATCCCGTTCCAGCACGCCAGCCCGAAAGTCCTGAAAGCCATGAAACGCCCGGCCTTCGAAGACAAGACCCTGGCGCGGATCAAGAACTGGCGCGAAATCTGCCCGGACCTGATCATCCGTTCGACCTTCATCGTCGGCTTCCCCGGCGAAACCGAAGAAGACTTCCAGTACCTGCTGAACTGGCTGACCGAAGCGCAACTTGATCGCGTTGGCTGCTTCCAGTACTCGCCGGTCGAAGGCGCACCGGCCAACCTGCTGGACGCGGCCATCGTGCCGGACGACGTCAAGCAAGACCGTTGGGACCGCTTCATGGCTCACCAACAGGCCATCAGCTCGGCGCGCCTGCAAATGCGCATCGGCCGTGAAATCGAAGTGCTGGTCGATGAAGTCGACGAGCAAGGCGCCGTTGGCCGCTGCTTCTTCGATGCCCCGGAAATCGACGGTAACGTGTTCATCGACAACGGCAGCAACTTGAAGCCGGGCGACAAAGTCTGGTGCAAAGTGACCGACGCCGACGAATACGACCTGTGGGCTGAACAGATCTAA
- a CDS encoding AcvB/VirJ family lysyl-phosphatidylglycerol hydrolase has protein sequence MIQRSLRYVLATLVVLALIVGGGYWYLKRPAPEPTLERLTPADGAAMTRVIPGNTPKAQVLVAVNEDQKLNDKQLTTLSRSASAQIVQVILPKDCLLQSRALQAGLRELKGPATLVSGIGPGAVLAWRWLAEQKDDKAQAISVDLALEKPEGCTHLLPKSAAHGHWLVAWNDNPDDTSAGFVRDQPNAETSISDYDINLPQVLNNELRKILVGGDKAAGGLQIPVVEVPAGQAKDTVTLFLSGDGGWRDLDRDVAGEMAKIGYPVVGIDTLRYYWQHKSPEQSALDLTELMQHYRQKWGTKRFILTGYSFGADVLPAIYNRLPEAEQQRIDAIILLAFARTGSFEIEVEGWLGNAGKEAATGPEMAKLPPAKVVCIYGEEEVDESGCTDKTAVGEAMKLPGGHHFDENYPALAQRLVDVIEKRQAKETAAQE, from the coding sequence ATGATTCAACGCTCCCTGCGGTACGTACTGGCCACACTGGTAGTGCTGGCCCTGATTGTCGGTGGCGGTTACTGGTACCTGAAACGCCCGGCACCGGAACCGACCCTCGAACGGCTGACGCCGGCCGATGGCGCCGCGATGACCCGTGTCATCCCCGGCAACACGCCGAAGGCTCAGGTGCTGGTGGCGGTCAATGAAGACCAGAAACTCAATGACAAGCAATTGACCACCCTGAGCCGCAGCGCCTCGGCGCAGATCGTCCAGGTGATTCTGCCCAAAGACTGCCTGCTGCAAAGCCGCGCCCTGCAAGCGGGTCTGCGCGAACTGAAAGGCCCGGCCACTCTGGTCAGCGGCATCGGCCCTGGCGCCGTGCTGGCATGGCGCTGGCTGGCCGAGCAGAAGGACGACAAGGCCCAGGCCATTTCGGTTGACCTGGCCCTGGAAAAACCCGAGGGATGCACTCACCTGCTGCCAAAAAGCGCCGCCCACGGCCACTGGCTCGTGGCATGGAACGACAACCCGGACGACACCAGCGCCGGCTTCGTGCGTGACCAGCCCAATGCCGAAACCAGCATCAGTGACTACGACATCAACCTGCCGCAAGTGCTGAACAACGAACTGCGCAAGATCCTCGTCGGTGGCGATAAAGCCGCCGGCGGCTTGCAGATTCCGGTGGTTGAAGTGCCGGCCGGCCAAGCCAAGGATACCGTCACCCTGTTCCTCTCCGGCGACGGCGGCTGGCGCGACCTGGACCGCGACGTAGCGGGCGAGATGGCGAAGATCGGCTACCCGGTGGTGGGCATCGACACCCTGCGCTACTACTGGCAGCACAAGAGCCCGGAACAAAGCGCGCTGGACCTGACCGAGCTGATGCAGCACTACCGGCAGAAATGGGGCACCAAGCGCTTCATCCTGACCGGTTATTCGTTTGGCGCGGATGTATTGCCCGCCATCTACAACCGCCTGCCGGAAGCCGAACAGCAGCGGATCGACGCAATCATCCTGCTGGCCTTCGCCCGCACCGGCAGCTTCGAAATCGAAGTCGAAGGCTGGCTCGGCAACGCCGGCAAAGAAGCCGCCACCGGCCCGGAAATGGCCAAGCTGCCGCCGGCAAAAGTGGTATGCATCTACGGTGAAGAAGAAGTCGACGAAAGCGGCTGCACCGACAAGACCGCCGTGGGCGAAGCGATGAAACTGCCTGGCGGCCATCACTTCGACGAGAACTACCCGGCGTTGGCGCAGCGGTTGGTAGATGTGATCGAGAAGCGTCAAGCGAAGGAGACGGCGGCTCAGGAGTGA
- a CDS encoding GNAT family N-acetyltransferase, protein MRQHSVIHTPKQSDYEELTQVWEASVRATHDFLPDSYIDLLKNLVLTRYLDAVMLICTKDSRQRITGFAGVAAGKIEMLFIDPAHRGKGLGKQLLRYAMEHLNADELDVNEQNPQALGFYFKQGFEVIGRSEHDGMGQPYPLLHMRLRQSQQLTRNG, encoded by the coding sequence ATGCGCCAACACTCGGTCATTCACACACCGAAACAGAGCGACTACGAAGAACTCACCCAAGTGTGGGAAGCCTCGGTGCGCGCTACCCATGACTTTCTGCCCGACAGCTACATCGACCTGCTGAAGAACCTGGTGCTGACCCGCTACCTCGACGCGGTGATGCTGATCTGCACCAAAGACTCGCGCCAGCGTATCACCGGGTTCGCCGGCGTCGCGGCGGGCAAGATCGAAATGCTCTTCATCGACCCGGCGCATCGCGGCAAGGGACTGGGCAAGCAATTGCTGCGCTATGCCATGGAACACCTGAACGCCGATGAACTGGACGTCAACGAGCAAAACCCGCAGGCCTTGGGGTTTTACTTCAAACAGGGCTTTGAGGTGATCGGTCGCTCCGAGCATGACGGTATGGGCCAGCCCTATCCGTTGCTGCACATGCGTTTGCGCCAGTCTCAACAACTAACGCGTAATGGTTAA